The Daphnia carinata strain CSIRO-1 chromosome 2, CSIRO_AGI_Dcar_HiC_V3, whole genome shotgun sequence genome has a segment encoding these proteins:
- the LOC130686946 gene encoding uncharacterized protein LOC130686946, which yields MAHIITEEGNWTTKYAVGATRIVAQNCHEGAIIAEEDHWTTCFAVGFTRIIAQNGGPHHHKRRCWTSRFDAVATTLSAWGFTTTKKDAGASISSPWMFQEGSIIAEEDY from the exons aTGGCCCACATCATCACCGAAGAGGGTAACTGGACAACGAAGTACGCCGTTGGAGCCACCAGGATCGTCGCTCAAAATTGTCAC gagggcgcCATCATCGCCGAGGAGGACCATTGGACAACGTGTTTCGCCGTCGGGTTCACCAGGATAATCGCCCAAAATG gagggccgCACCATCATAAGAGACGATGCTGGACATCGAGATTCGACGCTGTAGCAACGACATTGTCGGCATGG GGCTTCACCACCACCAAAAAGGACGCTGGAGCATCGATATCGTCGCCgtggatgtttcag GAGGGTTCCATCATCGCCGAAGAGGATTACTAG
- the LOC130689381 gene encoding protein scabrous-like, whose translation MATMAEFKCLLVLVAVCVCSCEVDPSVTTVSSTTNTLLKTDSELDGAVVLQVEGQRLGELTKQMAETNRALEELLATKLRDIHYASVIGELRAEIDALRRDMEHVREAALAPTGQHLVAEPTATSSENEQKTLHWLQSSLAEMKGEILDLNRSVNVSRQLQQQQETAGQLQLTRSDVAALQAQVADDAAHRQQINQSIQQVRDDVQRLDQHQQLNTAQLDRLENNMADIRLEVQLSRKMMAMSVEHEEPVVNMLKTKKNQRRRTRSVIDDEDQTNRLSTTTASQPRHKIRHHRRELNHEIHTLRKMVKTLASEQHDLQKQMVLLSQMRTTAESNVHKMETELKAVLKRLDSEPRCAANHHNAEDVAEISSQNKKLAETVDRLSLKVSGVDQVQSSTLQLFEAMERLEERYDDNISELQREVAKLEYNDGQLTSTVHTLREDQGEQLELVKSLRMTTTLLQEQVQADQIRSALLLAKLTNNTLAMMNQSHGQQVQNWRLAQLEQSIQSAQSIESLRQSLSHLEHEYNNLAHNLPHDCREVSSTGVNFILPRESAEVVKVYCDQETSGGGWTLIQRRSDGKEDFNRNWAAYKSGFGSVLGEFWLGNDNLHRLTKDNATMLRVDLWDIYGQYWWAEYDSFLVGNENDGYAVQFHGYTGNASDAMASYHQSMKFSTRDNDQDLSNTNCADSYQGGWWYSHCQHVNINGKYALGLTWYDSLENEWIALAKVEMKVRDKRIFNQPATTTTASVSTTPSVH comes from the exons ATGGCCACGATGGCAGAGTTCAAGTGTCTGTTAGTTCTGGTCGCAGTGTGCGTTTGTAGTTGTGAAGTCGATCCGTCGGTGACGACCGTGTCATCGACGACCAACACTTTGTTAAAGACCGATTCGGAATTGGACGGTGCCGTCGTGCTGCAAGTGGAAGGCCAAAGACTCGGCGAATTGACCAAACAAATGGCCGAAACCAACCGGGCGCTCGAAGAGCTGCTGGCCACTAAATTACGTGACATCCATTACGCCTCGGTCATTGGTGAATTGCGCGCAGAGATTGACGCTCTCAG ACGTGACATGGAACACGTCCGAGAAGCGGCACTTGCGCCCACCGGGCAACATCTTGTCGCGGAGCCGACGGCGACATCATCGGAGAACGAGCAGAAGACGCTCCACTGGCTCCAATCGTCGCTGGCCGAAATGAAAGGCGAGATCCTGGACCTGAACCGATCGGTCAACGTGTCCCGCCAGCTGCAACAACAGCAGGAAACGGCCGGCCAACTCCAGTTGACACGATCCGATGTGGCCGCCCTGCAGGCTCAGGTGGCCGACGACGCCGCCCATCGCCAACAAATCAATCAATCGATCCAGCAGGTCCGCGACGACGTCCAGAGGCTCGACCAGCACCAGCAGCTCAACACGGCTCAATTGGACCGGCTCGAGAACAAC ATGGCTGATATTCGTCTGGAAGTGCAGTTGTCTCGCAAAATGATGGCCATGTCGGTCGAGCACGAAGAGCCCGTCGTCAACATGCTCAAGACCAAGAAGAACCAAAGGAGAAGGACCCGATCCGTCATCGATGATGAAGACCAAACTAATCGACTGTCCACGACGACGGCGTCCCAGCCCCGGCACAAGATCCGCCACCATCGCAGGGAGCTCAACCACGAAATCCACACGTTGAGAAAGATGGTGAAAACATTGGCCAGCGAGCAGCACGATTTGCAGAAGCAAATGGTGCTTTTGAGTCAAATGAGAACGACAGCCGAGTCCAACGTCCACAAAATGGAGACCGAACTGAAGGCTGTGCTCAAGCGGCTGGACAGCGAACCGAGATGTGCGGCCAATCATCACAACGCCGAAGATGTGGCTGAAATCAGCTCGCAGAATAAGAAGCTTGCCGAGACGGTGGATCGGCTATCGTTGAAAGTCTCTGGAGTTGACCAGGTGCAATCGTCGACGCTTCAACTGTTTGAAGCGATGGAACGATTGGAAGAGCGTTACGACGACAACATCAGCGAGCTTCAACGTGAAGTGGCCAAGCTCGAGTACAATGACGGCCAACTGACATCCACCGTTCACACGTTGCGAGAGGATCAGGGCGAACAGCTGGAACTCGTCAAATCGCTGCGGATGACGACGACGCTGTTGCAAGAGCAGGTGCAAGCCGACCAGATCCGCTCGGCCCTTTTGCTGGCCAAACTGACCAACAACACGCTGGCCATGATGAACCAAAGCCACGGCCAGCAAGTCCAGAACTGGAGATTGGCCCAGCTGGAGCAATCCATCCAGTCGGCTCAGTCTATCGAATCGCTTAGACAGAGTCTGTCTCATTTGGAACACGAATACAACAATCTAGCGCACAATTTGCCCCACG atTGCCGCGAGGTGTCTTCAACGGGCGTGAATTTCATCCTGCCGCGTGAATCGGCCGAGGTCGTCAAGGTCTACTGCGACCAGGAGACTTCCGGCGGCGGGTGGACGCTCATCCAGCGCCGCTCGGACGGAAAGGAAGACTTTAACCGGAACTGGGCCGCTTACAAATCAGGTTTCGGCTCGGTCCTCGGAGAATTCTGGCTCGGCAACGACAACCTCCACCGTCTAACGAAAGATAACGCGACGATGCTGCGCGTGGACCTGTGGGACATTTACGGCCAGTACTGGTGGGCGGAATACGACAGCTTCCTGGTCGGCAACGAGAACGACGGCTACGCCGTCCAATTCCACGGCTACACGGGCAACGCTTCGGACGCCATGGCCTCGTACCACCAGTCGATGAAATTCAGCACCCGAGACAACGACCAGGATCTCAGCAACACAAACTGCGCCGATAGTTACCAGGGCGGATGGTGGTACTCGCACTGTCAGCACGTCAACATCAACGGCAAATACGCGCTCGGATTGACTTGGTACGACAGCCTGGAAAACGAATGGATCGCGCTGGCCAAAGTGGAGATGAAGGTGCGCGACAAGCGCATTTTCAACCAGCCggcaacgacgacgacggcgaGCGTTAGCACGACACCGTCTGTTCATTGA